TATCCGCTGCAACCGGCCATCGCCGAGGTGGCCGGGGCATTACACACCTCGGTGGCGGCGGTCGGTACGGCGCTGGCGTGTGGGCCGGTCGGGTATCTGCTGGGGTTGGCGCTGCTCGTGCCGATGGTGGACAGGTTCGTGTCGCGTACCGTGGTGTCGGCCCAATTCGCCGTTCTCGCAGTAGCTTTGACCGGTTGCGCGGCGGCGGGTTCGGCGGGGGTGCTCGGCGCGGCGGTCGGACTGGTCGGGGCGGGAGCCTCGGTCGGCGCGCAATTGAGTTCGGTGGCAGGCAGATTCGCGCCTCCGGCGCGGCGGGCGACCGTGCTCGGGATTGTGACCGCGGGCATCTCGGCGGGAGTCCTGGCCGGTCGCATCGTGGGTGGATGGCTGACGGACACCATGGGCTGGCGGGCGATGCTGCTCGTCTTCGCGGTGGGGTGTGTGGTCGTGGCCGCCGCGGCCCGATTCGCGCTCCCCGCGGCTCCGGGGGCGGCCACCGCGAGTTACCTCGAGACCCTGCGCCGAATGCCGGGTTTGTATGCCCGGCATCCCGCTCTGCGGCTCGCCGGCGGCCGGGGCGCTCTCTGGTTCTTCGCCTTCTGCACTGTCTGGGCCGGGCTCGCGGCGGCACTGTCACAACCGCCGTTCTCCTTTACGCCCGAGCGGATCGGCCTGTATGCCCTCGCGGGGCTGCTCGGCATCGTCGCCACTCGGATTTCCGGAACGTGGACCGATCGCGTCGGCGCGCGGCGCGTGATCCTGATCGGGCTGGTACCGGCCATTCTCAGCACCGCGACACTCACTGTCTCCCTGTCGAATACCGCGATCACGCTGATATGCCTCGGGCTCTTCGACGCCGGATTGTTCGCCGCCCAGGTGGCCAACCAGAGCACCGTCCTGGCGATCGATCCGGCCGCCCCCGCCCGGTTCAACAGCGCCTACATGGTGGTCTACTTCCTCGGCGGCAGCCTCGGCACCGCCTTCGGCGCGGCAGCGGTCGACTGGTTCGGCTGGGCCGCGACAGTATCGCTCGCCTGCGTATCGACGCTCTCGGCCGTGGTCGTCACGGCGGTGGCCGACCGTCGCGGATTCGGCCGAACGCGTGGTTGATACCGGCGAGGTTCGGTTCTGCCGGCTGTGCCGCCGCGCACCCGGATGGTGCGCGGCGCACTCGTTCAGCCCAGCTCCTCCGCGGATTCATTGCGGGACAGCGTGATTCCGAGATTCGCGGCGGTGCGGTCGATCTCCTCGTCGCCGTGCTGCAGTTCGATCGCCGATCCGGCGGACAGTACTTCGACGTTGAGGCACAGTGACTGGAGTTCCTTGAGCAGAACCTTGAACGATTCCGGGATGCCGGGCTCGGGGATGTTCTCGCCCTTGACGATCGCCTCGTAGACCTTCACCCGCCCGACCACGTCGTCGGACTTGATGGTCAGCAGTTCCTGCAGGGTGTAGGCGGCGCCGTAGGCCTGCATGGCCCAGCACTCCATCTCACCGAAACGCTGACCACCGAACTGCGCCTTACCACCGAGCGGCTGCTGGGTGATCATCGAGTACGGACCCGTCGACCGCGCGTGGATCTTGTCGTCCACCAGGTGATGCAACTTCAGGATGTACATGTAACCCACGGCCACCGGATACGGGAACGGCTCACCCGAACGACCATCGAACAGCACCGACTTGCCGTCCGCGCCGACCAGGACCTCGCCGTCTCGATCGGGCAGCGTGGAGGTCAGCAGTCCGGCGAGTTCCTTCTCGTCGGCTCCGTCGAACACCGGTGTCGCGAGCTTCGTATCCGGTTGTGCCGACAGTAGTTCCGCGGGCAGCCGACGCGCCCAGTCCGGGCGCGCATCGCCGGTGAGCCGGATGTTCCAGCCGGTCTTGGCGATCCAGCCCAGATGGGTCTCCAGGATCTGACCGATATTCATACGACGCGGCACACCATGAGTGTTCAAGATGATGTCGACCGGAGTGCCGTCGGGCATGAACGGCATATCCTCCTTGGGCAGGATCTTGCCGATAACACCCTTGTTGCCGTGCCGACCGGCGAGCTTGTCACCGTCCTGGATCTTGCGCTTCTGCGCCACATACACACGCACCAGCTCGTTCACACCCGGAGGCAGATCGTCGTCGTCCTCACGCGAGAACACCCGAATACCGATCACCTTGCCCGACTCACCGTGCGGCACCTTCAACGAGGTATCACGAACCTCACGCGCCTTCTCACCGAAGATCGCACGCAACAGCCGCTCCTCCGGAGTCAGCTCGGTCTCACCCTTCGGAGTGACCTTGCCGACCAGGATGTCACCATCACGCACCTCGGCACCGATACGCACGATGCCACGCTCATCCAGATCAGCGAGCACCTCATCGGACACATTCGGAATATCGCGAGTGATCTCCTCGGCACCCAACTTCGTATCCCGAGCATCGATCTCGTGCTCCTCGATATGAATCGAGGTCAGCACATCATCCTCCACGAGACGCTGCGACAGAATGATCGCGTCCTCGTAGTTATGACCCTCCCACGGCATGATCGCCACCAACAGGTTCTTACCCAGCGCCATCTCACCGTTCTCGGTGGCCGGGCCGTCGGCGAGCACGTGACCGCGTTCGACGCGCTGCCCCTCGTCCACGACGGGGCGTTGATTCACGCAGGTGCCCTGGTTGGAACGGGAGAATTTGCGGAGCCGATAACTGCGGCGAGTGCCGTCGTCGTGGACGACGGTGATGTAGTCGGCCGAAACCTCCTCCACCACACCGGCTTTCTCGTTCACGATCAGATCGCCGGCATCGATCGCCGCCCGTCGTTCCATTCCCGTGCCCACCAGCGGCGACTCCGTGCGCAGCAACGGGACCGCCTGCTTCTGCATGTTCGCGCCCATCAGGGCGCGGTTGGCGTCGTCGTGCTCGAGGAACGGGATCATCGCGGTCGCCACCGACACCATCTGGCGCGGCGACACGTCCATGTAGTCGACCGTCGCCGAGTCGACCAGTTCGACCTCGGAGTTCTTGCGGCGCACGGCGATTCGCGCGCCAGTGAATCTCCCGTCGGGGTCGAGCGGTTCATTGGCCTGGGCAACGATATGCCGATCCTCCTGATCGGCGGTCAGATAGTCGACCTCGTCGGTGACCACGCCGTCGACCACTCGCCGATACGGCGTCTCGAGAAATCCGAACGGATTGACCCGGGCATAGACCGACAGATATCCGATCAGTCCGATACTCGGTCCCTCGGGTGTCTCGATCGGGCACATGCGCCCGTAATGGCTGTAGTGCACATCGCGCACCTCGAGTCCCGCGCGTTCACGAGTAAGGCCACCCGGTCCGAGTGCGGACAGCCGCCTCTT
The genomic region above belongs to Nocardia spumae and contains:
- a CDS encoding MFS transporter, with amino-acid sequence MKLDVVADTPVTVLRTPVVWFMALAAALGTASIYPLQPAIAEVAGALHTSVAAVGTALACGPVGYLLGLALLVPMVDRFVSRTVVSAQFAVLAVALTGCAAAGSAGVLGAAVGLVGAGASVGAQLSSVAGRFAPPARRATVLGIVTAGISAGVLAGRIVGGWLTDTMGWRAMLLVFAVGCVVVAAAARFALPAAPGAATASYLETLRRMPGLYARHPALRLAGGRGALWFFAFCTVWAGLAAALSQPPFSFTPERIGLYALAGLLGIVATRISGTWTDRVGARRVILIGLVPAILSTATLTVSLSNTAITLICLGLFDAGLFAAQVANQSTVLAIDPAAPARFNSAYMVVYFLGGSLGTAFGAAAVDWFGWAATVSLACVSTLSAVVVTAVADRRGFGRTRG
- the rpoB gene encoding DNA-directed RNA polymerase subunit beta, producing MLEGRVLTVSDPSRVEAVTPTDAPTPPRRVSFAKLREPLEVPGLLEIQTESFARLLGTPAWQERAVRRGESDLGGLAEILAEVSPIEDFAESMSLTLSDPRFEEVKASVEECKDKDMTYAAPLFVTAEFINNNTGEIKSQTVFMGDFPMMTDKGTFIINGTERVVVSQLVRSPGVYFDESIDKGTEKTLHSVRVIPSRGAWLEFDVDKRDTVGVRIDRKRRQPVTVLLKALGLTAEEITERFGFSEIMKTSLAKDNTAGTDEALLDIHRKLRPGEPPTKESAQALLENLFFAEKRYDLGRVGRYKIDRKLGLNPGGERVLTRDDILTIIEYLLHLHTGTTMMTAPGGVEVPVEADDIDHFGNRRVRTVGELLQNQIRLGLSRMERVVRERMTTQDVEAITPQSLMNIRPVVAGLREFFGSSQLSQFLDERNPLASLTNKRRLSALGPGGLTRERAGLEVRDVHYSHYGRMCPIETPEGPSIGLIGYLSVYARVNPFGFLETPYRRVVDGVVTDEVDYLTADQEDRHIVAQANEPLDPDGRFTGARIAVRRKNSEVELVDSATVDYMDVSPRQMVSVATAMIPFLEHDDANRALMGANMQKQAVPLLRTESPLVGTGMERRAAIDAGDLIVNEKAGVVEEVSADYITVVHDDGTRRSYRLRKFSRSNQGTCVNQRPVVDEGQRVERGHVLADGPATENGEMALGKNLLVAIMPWEGHNYEDAIILSQRLVEDDVLTSIHIEEHEIDARDTKLGAEEITRDIPNVSDEVLADLDERGIVRIGAEVRDGDILVGKVTPKGETELTPEERLLRAIFGEKAREVRDTSLKVPHGESGKVIGIRVFSREDDDDLPPGVNELVRVYVAQKRKIQDGDKLAGRHGNKGVIGKILPKEDMPFMPDGTPVDIILNTHGVPRRMNIGQILETHLGWIAKTGWNIRLTGDARPDWARRLPAELLSAQPDTKLATPVFDGADEKELAGLLTSTLPDRDGEVLVGADGKSVLFDGRSGEPFPYPVAVGYMYILKLHHLVDDKIHARSTGPYSMITQQPLGGKAQFGGQRFGEMECWAMQAYGAAYTLQELLTIKSDDVVGRVKVYEAIVKGENIPEPGIPESFKVLLKELQSLCLNVEVLSAGSAIELQHGDEEIDRTAANLGITLSRNESAEELG